In Oscillatoria acuminata PCC 6304, a single window of DNA contains:
- a CDS encoding CHASE domain-containing protein has protein sequence MAVHLKDFEQVKNTLWGIRPYLPVGLTLLVGLSLSAIAATGVYEWERRSAQDNLMRRRDSVTLTLQSDIDEYLQVTRSLGALYDISGQVTEENFQRFSQSFLENYPGIFGMAWIERVPRSQRRAFEQRMRAQGKENFQIRDRAPDGTLVPAGDRPEYFPILYGQPASRYTGAMLGLDPGYDPRVRAEITLGKHEGRISLTERFLLGDGKTYGVAMFRPVYRGGDRPTGIGDRRHTFKGMTYTVYSLSNLLERSLGGLTLNNLDFYLLDRAAEPDHQVLIFYDSQTQQFIADSRLTSPAPLSPKSLCYNNPTLCTQTLQIANRQWTLVLRPTSTFQGFMADTIATLTIGLLLTGIITIYLGLSIRRTRDLEAAMQQLQTTQGQLIQAEKMSSIGQLVAGVAHEINNPVSFIYGNVNHADEYVKDLLFLLALYQQHYPEPVAEIQEESEALDVEFIIEDLPKTIKSMSVGAERIQNIVLSLRNFSRTDEAEIKPVDIHQGLNSTLMILQHRLKATAGHQAIQVVKKYGELPLVECYPGQLNQVFMNLLANAIDALEDTLTQPLSKDYIPTLNLCTEVLQKSPAETPIEGTSVNPKSVVIWIEDNGNGIPPEILPNIFNPFFTTKPIGKGTGLGLSISYQIIVEKHLGKLNCFSTRGKGTEFRIEIPVSQTGQTPPS, from the coding sequence ATGGCGGTTCATTTGAAAGATTTTGAACAAGTTAAAAATACCCTTTGGGGAATCCGTCCCTACCTTCCGGTTGGGTTAACTTTACTCGTTGGTTTGTCACTGTCTGCGATCGCTGCTACAGGAGTTTATGAATGGGAACGAAGATCTGCACAGGATAATTTAATGCGACGCCGGGACAGCGTGACCCTCACCTTACAAAGCGATATTGATGAATATCTCCAAGTGACCCGATCGCTCGGTGCATTGTATGATATTTCCGGCCAGGTGACCGAGGAAAATTTTCAGCGGTTTTCCCAATCCTTTTTGGAGAATTACCCAGGGATTTTCGGGATGGCATGGATAGAAAGAGTACCCAGGTCACAACGGAGGGCGTTTGAGCAACGGATGCGAGCCCAAGGGAAGGAAAATTTCCAGATTCGCGATCGCGCCCCCGATGGCACTTTAGTCCCGGCTGGCGATCGCCCGGAATATTTTCCCATTCTCTATGGACAACCCGCCAGTCGCTATACAGGAGCGATGTTGGGACTGGATCCCGGTTATGACCCCAGGGTGAGGGCTGAGATCACCCTAGGAAAACACGAGGGTAGGATCTCCCTAACGGAACGATTTCTCCTAGGAGATGGCAAGACTTATGGGGTGGCAATGTTTCGCCCTGTTTACCGGGGAGGCGATCGGCCCACGGGAATCGGCGATCGCCGCCATACCTTTAAGGGAATGACTTACACTGTCTATAGTCTCTCCAATTTGTTGGAAAGGTCTCTGGGCGGATTAACCCTGAATAACCTAGATTTTTACTTACTTGACCGGGCAGCGGAACCCGATCATCAGGTCCTGATCTTTTATGACTCTCAAACTCAACAATTTATTGCGGATAGCCGTCTGACATCCCCTGCGCCCCTCTCTCCAAAGTCTTTGTGCTACAACAATCCGACGCTTTGTACCCAGACCCTTCAGATTGCCAATCGCCAATGGACCCTTGTACTCCGTCCCACCTCGACCTTTCAGGGATTTATGGCGGACACCATCGCGACCCTAACGATCGGCTTGCTACTGACGGGAATCATCACTATTTATTTAGGCTTATCCATCCGCCGGACCAGGGATTTAGAAGCCGCGATGCAGCAGTTGCAAACCACCCAAGGTCAACTGATTCAAGCGGAAAAAATGTCTTCTATTGGTCAATTAGTAGCCGGGGTTGCTCATGAAATTAATAACCCGGTGAGCTTTATCTACGGCAATGTTAATCATGCGGATGAATATGTCAAAGACTTACTCTTTCTGCTGGCGCTCTATCAACAACATTATCCTGAACCCGTAGCGGAGATTCAAGAAGAATCCGAAGCCCTGGATGTAGAGTTTATTATCGAAGATTTACCCAAAACCATTAAATCCATGAGCGTCGGGGCCGAACGGATTCAAAATATTGTCTTGAGTTTGCGAAACTTTTCCCGCACCGATGAAGCGGAAATCAAGCCGGTTGATATTCATCAAGGTCTGAATAGTACCTTGATGATTTTGCAACATCGACTCAAAGCTACTGCCGGACATCAGGCGATTCAGGTCGTCAAAAAATATGGGGAGTTACCCTTAGTGGAGTGCTATCCGGGGCAACTGAATCAGGTGTTTATGAATCTCCTGGCTAATGCGATCGATGCCTTAGAAGACACCCTCACTCAACCCCTTTCTAAAGACTATATTCCCACCCTCAACCTCTGTACCGAAGTCCTGCAAAAAAGCCCAGCAGAAACCCCAATTGAGGGGACTTCGGTGAACCCCAAGTCTGTTGTGATTTGGATTGAGGATAATGGAAACGGAATTCCTCCGGAGATTCTTCCCAATATTTTTAACCCATTTTTTACCACTAAACCCATCGGAAAAGGAACCGGATTAGGGCTTTCGATTAGCTACCAAATTATTGTGGAAAAACATTTAGGAAAATTAAACTGTTTTTCCACAAGGGGAAAAGGAACAGAATTCCGGATTGAAATTCCAGTGAGTCAAACCGGGCAAACTCCCCCGTCATAA
- a CDS encoding methyl-accepting chemotaxis protein, whose product MLFNLKLKARILLGYSIPLIFSITSAGLVFVSSQQVQEEVKILETGAAIVRESDRLALRLMSIQRSARGYMINQRDFIPEAIEADITSLKNALTFLQANVEDAGQKARLERMLDLSQRTIDYNNNLINLVQQNRIPEAVQAYSTPEREQLNRELEALLVEFNQWEDDLQKEKSDRTDEVLGLLITLVLLSTGIMAIVAWGLGWAIASRITDTLGETTNTIASSSTEIAAMTEQQERVANQQASAVHETCSTMEQLGLSSQESSERAEATTVQVEQIANQILHLSEQVNQIDKIAGLVSDIANQTNMLALNAAVEAVRAGEQGKGFGVVASEIRKLADRSKQSAEKISELVNDIERATNSAVMITKDGTRSVESVVSAVNHIAVNAQQISLSAKQQALAIQQTLDAMNSLTQNAQETASGIAQTKISIQQLNQVALKLQREI is encoded by the coding sequence ATGCTATTTAATTTAAAATTAAAAGCCCGAATTTTATTAGGCTATTCTATCCCTTTAATATTTTCAATTACTTCCGCTGGATTAGTTTTTGTGAGTAGCCAGCAAGTTCAGGAAGAAGTCAAAATTTTAGAGACTGGGGCGGCTATAGTGCGGGAGTCAGACCGGCTTGCTTTAAGGCTAATGTCCATACAACGGTCTGCGCGAGGGTACATGATTAACCAAAGAGACTTTATTCCCGAGGCAATTGAGGCGGACATCACTAGCCTAAAAAATGCCCTAACTTTTTTACAGGCTAATGTGGAAGATGCTGGACAGAAAGCCAGATTAGAGCGGATGTTGGATCTGAGTCAAAGAACGATTGATTATAATAACAATCTGATTAATCTAGTCCAACAAAATCGAATACCAGAGGCGGTCCAAGCCTATAGCACCCCGGAACGAGAACAATTGAATCGGGAACTAGAAGCACTACTGGTAGAGTTCAACCAGTGGGAAGATGATCTTCAGAAGGAAAAAAGCGATCGCACCGATGAGGTTCTCGGGTTATTGATTACCCTGGTGTTGTTGAGTACCGGCATCATGGCGATCGTCGCCTGGGGATTGGGATGGGCGATCGCCAGCCGAATTACCGATACCCTCGGCGAAACCACCAACACCATCGCCTCCTCTTCCACAGAAATCGCCGCGATGACTGAACAACAAGAGCGCGTTGCCAACCAACAAGCCAGTGCAGTCCATGAAACTTGCAGCACAATGGAACAACTGGGCCTCTCCTCTCAGGAGTCCTCCGAACGCGCCGAAGCCACCACCGTTCAAGTCGAACAAATTGCTAATCAAATTTTGCATCTGAGTGAGCAAGTCAACCAGATCGACAAAATTGCTGGATTAGTCAGCGATATCGCCAATCAAACCAATATGTTAGCGCTCAATGCTGCCGTGGAAGCAGTCCGCGCCGGAGAGCAAGGCAAAGGCTTTGGGGTTGTCGCTTCAGAAATTCGGAAACTGGCCGATCGCAGCAAACAATCCGCCGAGAAAATTAGTGAATTAGTCAATGATATTGAACGGGCGACTAATTCAGCGGTGATGATCACCAAAGACGGAACTCGCAGCGTAGAAAGCGTAGTTTCTGCCGTCAATCATATCGCCGTCAACGCCCAACAAATTTCCTTGAGCGCCAAACAACAAGCCTTGGCGATTCAACAAACCCTGGATGCCATGAATAGTTTAACTCAAAACGCCCAAGAAACCGCCAGCGGCATCGCCCAAACCAAAATCAGCATTCAACAACTCAATCAAGTTGCCCTCAAGTTACAACGGGAAATTTAG
- a CDS encoding elongation factor G codes for MTEKVVSGVRNVAIVGPYLSGKTTLLESLLFVTGAITRKGNVKEGTTVSDSSTEARDRQMSVEVSAATTDYHDVRFTFLDCPGSIEFIQETYNALKGAGAAVVVCEPEVSRVLTLAPLFKFLDDWEIPHLVFVNKMDRAKDSFMDVLHALKAVSTRPLVPHQYPILKGSDPVGFIDLVTEQAYHYHGGGEPDPIPLPEELKQEEHEARQEMLEELANFDDHLLEELLEEIEPSQDEIVADLKMELGADLIVPVFMGVADSDYGVRPLLDALIREAPEPITTGERRGITLHSGEPLAQVIKTYYTPQGGKMSLVRVWKGEITDNMSLNGVRIGGMYRMKGQQTETIQKAVEGDIVALSRMEGIQTGDTLTTGEGQLKSELPKAEQLPPVFALAIAPERRSDEVKISAALTKLLEEDPALAWEQNPDTHEIILWGQGEIHIKVTLDRLRRKYNLPMVTQVPHVPYKETIRKAAPRVHGRYKHQSGGHGQFGDVYLEIKPMPRGEGYSFNDKIVGGVVPKQYIPGVEMGVREYLDQGPLGFPVVDIAVTLTDGSYHSVDSSEQSFKQAARLAMQEGLAQCEPTLLEPIASVEICAPTDFTSNMMQLISGRRGQILGYEPLENWKSWDKVLAYLPQAEMQDLIVELRSLTMGVGFFRWKYDHLQEVPEKLTSRLLAASANGNGNSK; via the coding sequence ATGACCGAAAAAGTTGTCTCCGGCGTGCGAAACGTCGCAATTGTAGGCCCATATCTGAGTGGAAAAACCACCTTACTCGAAAGCCTGTTGTTCGTAACAGGTGCAATTACTAGAAAAGGGAACGTCAAAGAAGGGACAACCGTTAGCGATAGTTCCACCGAAGCGCGCGATCGCCAAATGAGTGTGGAGGTATCCGCCGCCACCACCGACTACCATGATGTCCGCTTCACCTTCCTAGACTGCCCCGGGTCCATAGAATTTATCCAAGAAACCTACAACGCCCTCAAAGGAGCCGGTGCCGCTGTTGTCGTCTGCGAACCCGAAGTCAGCCGGGTCCTCACCTTAGCCCCGTTATTTAAGTTCTTAGATGACTGGGAAATCCCCCATCTCGTCTTTGTCAACAAAATGGACCGCGCCAAAGATAGCTTTATGGACGTCCTCCACGCCCTCAAAGCCGTCTCCACCCGGCCCTTAGTCCCCCATCAATATCCCATTCTCAAAGGGTCGGACCCCGTTGGGTTTATCGATCTGGTCACCGAACAAGCCTATCACTACCACGGTGGCGGCGAACCCGACCCCATCCCCCTCCCCGAGGAACTCAAACAAGAAGAACATGAGGCTCGTCAGGAGATGTTAGAAGAATTGGCTAACTTTGACGATCACCTCCTTGAAGAACTCCTCGAAGAAATCGAACCCTCCCAGGATGAAATCGTCGCCGACCTCAAAATGGAATTAGGGGCCGATTTAATCGTTCCCGTCTTTATGGGCGTGGCGGATTCAGATTATGGCGTCAGACCCTTGCTCGATGCCCTGATTCGGGAAGCGCCGGAACCCATCACCACCGGAGAACGCCGGGGAATTACCCTGCATTCCGGTGAACCCTTAGCCCAAGTGATTAAAACTTACTACACCCCGCAAGGGGGCAAGATGTCCCTCGTGCGAGTGTGGAAAGGGGAAATCACCGATAACATGAGCCTCAACGGTGTCCGGATTGGGGGAATGTATCGGATGAAGGGACAGCAAACTGAAACCATCCAAAAGGCAGTCGAGGGCGATATTGTCGCTTTGTCTCGCATGGAAGGGATTCAGACGGGAGATACCCTCACCACTGGGGAAGGTCAGCTCAAATCGGAATTACCCAAAGCAGAGCAACTGCCCCCGGTTTTTGCCCTGGCGATCGCCCCGGAACGGCGCAGCGACGAAGTGAAAATCAGCGCCGCCTTGACCAAACTCCTGGAAGAAGACCCCGCCCTCGCCTGGGAACAAAATCCCGATACCCACGAGATTATCCTCTGGGGTCAAGGGGAAATTCACATCAAAGTCACCTTGGATCGTCTGCGGCGCAAGTACAATCTGCCGATGGTTACCCAAGTCCCCCATGTTCCCTATAAGGAAACCATTCGCAAAGCAGCCCCCCGGGTTCATGGGCGCTACAAGCACCAAAGTGGGGGTCACGGCCAATTTGGAGATGTTTACCTGGAAATCAAACCCATGCCTCGGGGGGAAGGGTATAGTTTCAACGATAAAATCGTCGGCGGCGTCGTCCCCAAACAGTATATTCCCGGGGTAGAAATGGGGGTGCGTGAGTACCTGGATCAAGGACCTTTGGGATTCCCGGTGGTGGATATTGCCGTGACCCTCACCGATGGGTCCTATCACTCCGTGGATAGTTCAGAACAGTCCTTTAAACAGGCGGCACGGTTGGCCATGCAAGAGGGGTTAGCCCAATGTGAACCGACCTTGCTGGAACCGATCGCCTCGGTGGAGATCTGTGCCCCGACGGACTTTACCTCGAATATGATGCAACTGATCAGCGGACGACGGGGCCAGATTTTAGGGTATGAACCCCTGGAAAACTGGAAATCTTGGGATAAGGTATTGGCTTATTTACCCCAAGCGGAAATGCAGGATTTGATTGTGGAATTGCGATCGCTGACAATGGGCGTGGGGTTCTTCCGGTGGAAGTACGATCACCTCCAGGAAGTCCCTGAAAAACTCACCAGTCGCCTCTTAGCTGCCTCCGCTAATGGCAACGGAAATTCTAAATAA
- a CDS encoding tetratricopeptide repeat protein, with translation MGVTLGIWMIPLLWMSWEGMPGMRAAVAQGNSQAALDWVNRGLGSIQAGQVSEAIAAFRQAAQLDPTLAVAHYNLGLALRQSGELQGAADSFYQATQADPSFTLAFANLGAALIEGNNLDRARDYLQRAIALDPQMGLAHYNLGLVLEQQQLWDAAAASFQQAMQYSPTTPEPPYHLGLVYLEQGKLEAAKSAFNRAVGITPTHAPAHYHLGFIAYNQGDLNGALDSFRRAAEGNANYANAYYGAGLVFMRQGNFTEAQRVLEYARDLYTLEGNAERAMNAERLLERSRNP, from the coding sequence GTGGGCGTGACCCTGGGGATTTGGATGATACCGTTGCTGTGGATGTCGTGGGAGGGAATGCCCGGGATGCGCGCTGCTGTCGCCCAGGGGAATTCCCAAGCGGCCCTGGATTGGGTCAACCGGGGACTCGGCTCGATTCAAGCGGGTCAGGTATCCGAGGCGATCGCCGCATTTCGGCAAGCGGCTCAACTAGACCCGACTCTGGCTGTGGCTCATTATAATCTGGGCTTGGCTCTGCGGCAATCCGGGGAATTACAAGGGGCGGCGGATTCGTTCTACCAAGCCACTCAAGCGGATCCCAGCTTTACCCTGGCCTTTGCCAATTTGGGGGCGGCCCTGATTGAAGGGAATAATCTCGATCGCGCCCGGGATTATTTACAACGGGCGATCGCCTTAGACCCACAAATGGGATTAGCCCATTATAATCTCGGTCTGGTCCTGGAGCAACAGCAGTTATGGGATGCTGCGGCGGCTTCATTTCAGCAGGCGATGCAGTATAGTCCAACGACCCCAGAACCCCCCTATCATCTCGGACTGGTGTATCTTGAACAAGGGAAACTAGAGGCAGCTAAATCGGCATTTAACCGGGCTGTGGGGATTACGCCCACTCATGCTCCGGCTCACTATCATTTGGGGTTTATTGCTTACAATCAAGGGGATTTGAACGGGGCTTTAGACTCGTTTCGGCGGGCGGCTGAAGGGAATGCCAATTATGCTAATGCCTATTATGGGGCGGGGTTAGTGTTTATGCGTCAGGGGAATTTCACCGAGGCTCAACGAGTCTTGGAATATGCCCGAGACCTTTATACTTTGGAGGGCAATGCAGAACGGGCGATGAATGCGGAACGACTGTTAGAGCGATCGCGCAATCCCTAA
- the glyS gene encoding glycine--tRNA ligase subunit beta produces MATFLLEVGTEELPAGFLHSAITQWRSRIPDSLAENFLTNDAVYVYGTPRRLAVVIEGLPVQQGDREEEIKGPPASAAYKDGKPTKAAEGFAKKQGVELDALEIRPTDKGDFVFLRKTITGRLTTDILQELVPQWINKLEGKRLMRWGNGEMRFSRPLRWLVALFDQDILPIQLDNGSESLTSDRLSSGHRVLHPQPVEIATASDYVKSLENAFVSVDPDRRQALIQDQVKATAQKAGGTADISPDLLQEVTNLVEWPTAVLGKFDEEFLILPAEVITTVMVSHQRYFPVLKSAETSGKTPELLPYFITISNGDPAKSDLIGLGNERVIRARLADGQFFYKTDRAKPLEAYLPKLAEVTFQEDLGSMRQKVDRLIQVAALITEQLQIQGEQKEQIARATLLCKADLVTQMVYEFPELQGVMGEKYARACGESEAVATAIYEHYLPRNAGDKLPETPVGQVVGLADKLDTLVSIFGLGMIPTGSSDPFALRRAANAVINLTWTANLPLNLGELLEKIAAFFTTNHPKTSPDLLGQLQEFFLQRIRTLLQEERGIDYDLVNAVLGEEDQEYSQRALEDVLDVRDRALFLQSIRNNGSLDTIYETVNRSARLAKQGDLETTVLDPTQVLKPELFQKSSEQGFYDALIRLMPTTQAARSQRNYQQLVDALAEITPIVGQFFDGEDSVLVMDPDPEIRRNRLNAIGLLRNHARVLADFGPIVKPQ; encoded by the coding sequence ATGGCTACCTTTTTATTAGAAGTCGGTACAGAAGAACTACCCGCAGGGTTTCTCCATAGCGCCATTACCCAGTGGCGATCGCGCATTCCCGATTCCCTGGCTGAAAATTTCTTGACAAATGACGCCGTTTATGTATATGGCACACCTCGCCGATTAGCGGTGGTGATAGAAGGGTTGCCGGTTCAACAAGGCGATCGCGAAGAAGAAATCAAAGGCCCTCCCGCCTCCGCTGCCTATAAAGACGGCAAACCCACCAAAGCTGCGGAAGGATTTGCCAAAAAACAAGGCGTCGAACTCGATGCCTTAGAAATTCGCCCCACGGATAAAGGGGATTTTGTCTTCCTGCGGAAAACCATCACCGGACGTCTCACCACAGACATTCTCCAGGAACTGGTCCCGCAATGGATTAACAAACTCGAAGGCAAACGCTTAATGCGCTGGGGAAATGGAGAAATGCGGTTTTCTCGCCCCCTACGCTGGTTGGTGGCCCTGTTTGACCAGGATATTTTACCGATTCAACTGGACAACGGGTCCGAAAGTCTCACCAGCGATCGCCTCTCCTCGGGTCATCGCGTCTTACATCCCCAACCCGTGGAAATTGCCACCGCCTCCGATTATGTCAAATCCCTAGAAAATGCCTTTGTTTCAGTGGATCCCGACCGCCGTCAAGCCCTCATCCAAGACCAAGTAAAAGCAACAGCCCAAAAAGCCGGAGGAACCGCCGATATTTCCCCAGATTTACTCCAAGAAGTCACCAACTTAGTGGAATGGCCGACCGCAGTTTTAGGTAAATTTGATGAAGAATTTCTAATTTTACCCGCTGAAGTGATTACCACAGTCATGGTCAGCCATCAGCGGTATTTCCCCGTCTTAAAATCTGCCGAAACCTCCGGCAAAACTCCCGAACTTCTGCCCTATTTCATCACCATTTCTAACGGTGACCCGGCCAAATCTGACCTAATTGGCCTAGGAAACGAACGGGTGATTCGCGCCCGATTAGCCGATGGTCAATTTTTCTATAAAACCGACCGGGCCAAACCCCTAGAAGCCTACTTGCCTAAATTAGCAGAAGTCACATTCCAAGAAGATTTAGGCTCAATGCGCCAAAAGGTCGATCGCCTGATCCAGGTTGCCGCCTTGATTACGGAACAATTGCAAATTCAGGGCGAACAAAAAGAGCAAATTGCCCGGGCCACCTTACTCTGCAAAGCCGATTTAGTCACCCAAATGGTCTATGAATTCCCAGAACTCCAAGGCGTCATGGGCGAAAAATATGCCCGGGCCTGTGGGGAATCGGAAGCCGTCGCCACGGCCATTTATGAACATTATTTACCCCGAAATGCCGGAGATAAATTACCGGAAACTCCGGTAGGCCAAGTGGTGGGATTAGCCGACAAATTAGATACCTTAGTCAGTATTTTTGGCTTGGGCATGATTCCCACAGGTTCATCGGACCCCTTTGCCTTGCGACGGGCCGCCAATGCAGTGATTAATCTAACTTGGACGGCGAATTTACCCTTAAATTTAGGGGAATTATTAGAGAAGATTGCCGCTTTCTTTACAACCAACCATCCGAAAACCTCCCCGGACTTGCTGGGGCAATTACAGGAGTTTTTCTTACAACGAATTCGGACGCTGTTGCAAGAGGAACGAGGCATTGATTATGACTTGGTGAATGCGGTTCTGGGGGAAGAGGACCAGGAATATAGCCAACGTGCTTTAGAGGATGTCTTGGACGTTCGCGATCGGGCTTTATTCCTACAATCCATCCGCAATAATGGCAGCTTGGATACTATCTATGAAACTGTGAATCGGTCTGCAAGACTGGCGAAACAGGGGGATTTGGAGACAACGGTCCTTGATCCGACTCAAGTGCTGAAACCGGAATTGTTCCAAAAGTCCTCGGAACAAGGGTTTTATGATGCTTTGATTCGGTTAATGCCGACCACCCAAGCAGCGCGATCGCAGCGCAACTATCAGCAGTTGGTGGATGCCTTAGCAGAAATTACCCCAATCGTCGGCCAGTTTTTTGATGGGGAGGACAGCGTACTGGTGATGGATCCGGATCCAGAAATCCGCCGCAACCGCCTCAATGCGATCGGGTTACTGCGAAATCACGCCCGGGTTTTGGCGGATTTTGGCCCCATTGTCAAGCCCCAATAG
- the murD gene encoding UDP-N-acetylmuramoyl-L-alanine--D-glutamate ligase produces the protein MPKAHIIGLGRSGVAAARLLKKQGWDVTLSDRSDNDSLRQQQQLLAADGIDVHLNQSFEPHKSLDWVVVSPGVPWDLPALVTARQMGITTLGEMDLAWRNLNGCPWVGITGTNGKTTTTALIAAIFQAAGFNAPACGNIGYAATELALNGFGEDPATPQYPDWVIAEISSYQIEASETVAPQIGVWTTFTPDHLSRHGTLENYFNIKASLLERSQQKVLNGDDPYLRKSLSDRWPNACWTSIKGKSELLGNPDKGVYIEEGWAVAMGEAVVPVDALKMPGEHNLTNLLMAVGVARLAGIDKAAIADAVANFPGVAHRLERIRTWHGIEFINDSKATNYDAAQVGLASVAAPVILIAGGEAKEGDDTGWLQTIEAKVAQVLLIGDAADAFAKRLEQVGNERYEIVYGMERAVIRGAELAEELEAQVVLLSPACASFDQYQNFEQRGDHFRQVCLEMLPE, from the coding sequence ATGCCAAAGGCTCATATCATTGGACTAGGACGGTCAGGGGTGGCCGCCGCGCGGTTATTAAAAAAGCAAGGATGGGATGTCACCTTGAGCGATCGCTCAGACAATGACTCCTTGCGACAACAACAACAACTGTTGGCTGCTGATGGCATCGACGTACACCTCAATCAGTCCTTTGAACCGCACAAGTCTTTGGATTGGGTAGTCGTCAGTCCGGGGGTTCCCTGGGATCTTCCCGCTTTGGTAACGGCGCGACAGATGGGAATTACCACCCTGGGGGAAATGGACTTAGCTTGGCGCAATCTCAACGGTTGTCCCTGGGTGGGGATTACCGGAACGAATGGGAAAACGACGACTACCGCTTTAATTGCCGCAATTTTTCAAGCGGCTGGATTCAATGCCCCGGCTTGTGGCAATATTGGATATGCCGCGACGGAGTTGGCGTTAAACGGGTTTGGAGAGGACCCCGCTACCCCCCAGTATCCCGATTGGGTGATTGCGGAAATTAGTAGCTATCAAATCGAAGCATCAGAAACGGTAGCGCCGCAAATTGGGGTGTGGACGACTTTTACGCCGGATCATCTCAGCCGTCATGGTACGTTAGAAAATTATTTTAATATTAAGGCGTCTCTGTTGGAGCGATCGCAGCAAAAAGTCTTAAATGGAGATGACCCTTACTTAAGAAAAAGTTTAAGCGATCGCTGGCCGAATGCCTGCTGGACAAGCATCAAAGGCAAAAGCGAGTTATTAGGAAATCCCGATAAGGGCGTCTATATTGAAGAGGGTTGGGCGGTGGCAATGGGCGAGGCAGTCGTCCCCGTTGATGCCTTGAAAATGCCTGGGGAACATAACCTCACAAATCTGTTAATGGCTGTGGGCGTGGCAAGATTGGCGGGAATTGATAAGGCTGCGATCGCCGATGCCGTTGCTAACTTCCCCGGGGTGGCTCACCGTCTGGAACGGATTCGCACTTGGCATGGCATTGAGTTTATTAATGATAGTAAAGCCACCAACTACGATGCTGCACAAGTGGGATTAGCCTCCGTTGCTGCGCCGGTGATTTTAATTGCCGGGGGTGAAGCAAAAGAAGGGGATGATACCGGCTGGTTGCAAACCATTGAAGCGAAAGTCGCCCAAGTGTTGCTGATTGGCGATGCTGCCGATGCCTTTGCCAAACGCTTAGAACAAGTGGGGAATGAGCGCTATGAAATCGTCTATGGCATGGAACGGGCGGTGATTCGGGGGGCTGAATTAGCAGAAGAACTGGAGGCGCAGGTGGTCCTCCTGTCTCCCGCTTGTGCCAGTTTCGATCAATATCAAAACTTTGAACAACGCGGGGATCATTTCCGCCAAGTCTGTTTGGAAATGCTGCCGGAGTGA